A portion of the Hydractinia symbiolongicarpus strain clone_291-10 chromosome 10, HSymV2.1, whole genome shotgun sequence genome contains these proteins:
- the LOC130662431 gene encoding exosome complex component CSL4-like, which translates to MSEKEVTVPGERLGSVSEFSPGVGTYVRNGFIYSKLCGDKIIKTEDDKHTIEVIRNKLQNVVPDVDSIAMCKVVSNNPRFCKVVILSVNGISLKGTFKGMIRKEDVRATEKDRVKMYESFRPGDIVLTRVLSLGDSHSYYLSTSENELGVIYAVSESGHPMIPISWHQMQCTKNGMIEHRKVAKVKVRQV; encoded by the coding sequence ATGAGTGAAAAAGAGGTGACAGTCCCTGGAGAAAGGCTTGGCAGTGTCTCGGAATTTTCTCCAGGTGTTGGAACCTACGTGAGAAATGGATTCATATATTCCAAACTTTGCGGCGACAAGATTATAAAAACGGAGGACGACAAGCACACAATTGAAGTAATACGTAATAAACTACAGAACGTTGTACCAGATGTCGATTCTATCGCAATGTGTAAAGTTGTAAGCAACAACCCGCGGTTCTGTAAAGTAGTCATTCTTAGCGTAAATGGAATCTCTTTAAAGGGTACATTTAAAGGCATGATTCGTAAAGAAGACGTACGAGCTACCGAGAAAGATCGAGTGAAAATGTACGAATCGTTTAGACCCGGCGATATCGTTTTAACTCGTGTTCTATCGCTAGGCGACTCACATTCGTATTATTTATCAACTTCGGAGAACGAACTCGGTGTAATTTATGCAGTCAGTGAATCTGGACATCCAATGATTCCAATAAGCTGGCATCAGATGCAGTGCACAAAAAACGGGATGATAGAACATCGAAAGGTGGCGAAAGTAAAAGTGCGACAAGTATAG
- the LOC130662420 gene encoding kinesin-like protein KIF23: MSRNGILKTPGRKTTPSSKLKDPIEVFCRVRPLSPSGEESCVEICSDKIVQLNAPKHSKTISNRIEQVRCTFSKVFNEDTSQCEIFDHTGLPLVEDVLNGKNGLCFMYGITGSGKTHTMNGSPSDGGVLPRCLDVIFNSIGSLQTNRCVFRPDGYNGFDVLSDDDAYIEAQKKAREIEALNKQGKYNELNDVIRVPDSSTLQVDEDNNYAVFISFVEIYNNAIFDLLDDTPIDPLKQKQPTSKILREDQTRNMFVYETTEVEAKSTEEAFELFWKGQTRRKTAHTLLNTESSRSHCVFTIKLVQAPLGPNGDAILRDRDLIGVSQLSLCDLAGSERLSRTKADGDRVRQAGHINNSLMTLRSCIECLRENQKAQESGGGLKMVPYRDSKLTHLFKNYFDGDGKVRMVVCLNPSAGDFDESLHVMRFSEMTQEVKIARSEGVKFDLGLTPGRGKTNKMYQGSLKDDVTSSEMGSQEDLVMPLQLFASWPLLELAGCNDATTLINLMAYLEERMRLRKTLFSDWKHKHLEVRKSILQLEQDNIDLTKSMEEQRALLVEKERESKTFEKRIRAINEKNDNLQRSVQLLDMQKRQAEADLEKQREAVHKERQEKLRLKQTLKDLTSSERLRWEKECDKRVRQTQIEMEGAVLAKSEKLRQLRHVVQGLDIPEENQGKVEHLIYDEKPDVVSSHHPPASAPAKSKRPAVAKKPLHTRTKTVTGGTPYGRPKVRSKSPPATPSSRNSHAPPIRAKHRRSRSSDYWLEHKPADTLSTNTVMQPHLKNKKTVKTPLVKDFKATPNYILTHQEEDSCGEIETKLIKGEVMKTRGGGTSVQFTDIETLKKTLGTKGGIKMTPKSSGKTPGKKRKSEGEEEPDSEDSWTSIETRCAVGIEGKPGAEPGLMHHAKKHKQ, encoded by the exons GTCCGATGCACTTTCAGCAAAGTTTTTAATGAAGACACTTCCCAATGTGAAATTTTCGATCACACTGGTTTGCCATTGGTGGAAGATGTTTTAAATGGAAAAAATGGATTATGTTTTATGTATGGCATTACTGGATCTGGTAAAACACACACTATGAATGGAAGTCCATCTGATGGTGGAGTATTACCAAGATGTTTGGATGTGATATTTAACAGTATTGGTTCCCTACAAACTAATAGATGT GTTTTTCGACCAGATGGTTATAATGGTTTTGATGTTTTAAGTGATGATGACGCTTATATAGAAGCTCAAAAGAAAGCAAGAGAAATCGAAGCTCTTAATAAACAGGG GAAATACAATGAGTTAAATGATGTCATACGTGTTCCAGATTCTTCTACTTTGCAG GTTGATGAAGACAACAATTACGCAGTTTTTATATCGTTTGTTGAAATTTACAACAATGCAATATTTGACTTACTGGATGACACACCAATTGATCCTTTGAAACAAAA ACAGCCAACGTCAAAGATTCTTCGAGAAGACCAAACTCGTAATATGTTTGTTTATGAAACAACTGAAGTAGAAGCTAAAAGCACAGAAGAAGCAtttgaacttttttggaaag GACAAACAAGGCGTAAAACAGCTCATACTCTGCTTAACACAGAGTCAAGTAGAAGTCACTGTGTATTTACAATAAAGCTAGTTCAAGCACCCTTGGGACCAAATGGTGATGCAATATTACGT gaTCGAGATCTGATTGGTGTGAGTCAGCTTTCACTTTGTGATCTTGCTGGCTCTGAACGACTAAGTAGAACAAAAGCTGACGGAGATAGAGTGCGACAAGCAG gtCATATAAACAACTCACTGATGACATTACGATCATGTATTGAGTGTTTACGTGAGAATCAAAAAGCACAAGAAAGTGGTGGTGGACTAAAA aTGGTACCATATCGTGACTCTAAACTGAcacatttgtttaaaaattattttgatggGGATGGAAAG GTTCGAATGGTTGTTTGTCTGAATCCTAGCGCTGGTGATTTTGATGAAAGTCTG CATGTTATGCGCTTCTCAGAAATGACACAGGAAGTGAAAATAGCAAGATCAGAAGGAGTCAA atTTGATCTGGGACTCACTCCTGGCCGTGGCAAAA ctaatAAAATGTATCAGGGATCCCTTAAAGACGATGTTACAAGCAGTG AAATGGGTAGTCAAGAAGACTTAGTGATGCCTCTTCAATTGTTTGCATCCTGGCCGTTGTTGGAG TTGGCAGGATGTAACGACGCAACAACATTAATTAACTTGATGGCTTATTTGGAAGAAAGAATGAGATTGcgaaaaactttattttctgATTGGAAACACAAAC ACTTAGAAGTTCGCAAATCCATACTTCAATTGGAACAAGATAATATTGATTTGACCAAG tCTATGGAAGAACAAAGAGCATTACTGGTTGAAAAAGAAAG ggaAAGTAAAACATTCGAAAAGAGGATACGAGCAATTAACGAAAAA aACGATAACTTGCAAAGATCTGTGCAATTATTAGACATGCAAAAAAGACAAGCAGAGGCTGAC CTCGAGAAACAAAGAGAAGCCGTACACAAAGAACGTCAAGAAAAACTTAGACTGAAACAG ACATTAAAAGACCTGACTTCTTCAGAAAGGCTTCGTTGGGAGAAAGAGTGT GACAAGAGAGTCCGCCAAACGCAAATAGAGATGGAAGGAGCTGTGTTAGCGAAGTCGGAAAAACTTCGCCAGCTCCGACATGTTGTGCAG GGGCTAGACATACCAGAAGAGAATCAAGGCAAAGTCGAACATCTCATATACGACGAAAAACCTGATGTGGTCTCCTCCCACCATCCTCCAGCATCAGCACCAGCCAAATCAAAAAGACCAGCAGTTGCCAAAAAACCACTTCATACTCGAACAAAGACGGTTACTGGAGGAACTCCTTACGGTCGACCAAAAGTTCGGTCCAAATCTCCCCCAGCAACTCCCTCATCGAGA AATAGTCATGCTCCTCCCATTCGAGCAAAACATCGTCGATCAAGATCGTCTGATTATTGGTTGGAACACAAACCTGCTGATACTTTATCAACAA ATACTGTTATGCAGCCTcacctaaaaaacaaaaagacagTCAAAACTCCACTTGTAAAGGACTTTAAG GCGACTCCAAATTACATCTTGACCCATCAGGAAGAAGATTCTTGTGGAGAGATTGAAACTAAGTTAATCAAG GGCGAAGTTATGAAGACGCGTGGTGGAGGTACAAGTGTGCAATTTACcgacattgaaactttaaaaaagacTTTGGGAACTAAAGGAGGCATCAAAATGACACCCAAGTCTTCAGGGAAAACTCCTGG taAGAAAAGAAAATCCGAAGGCGAAGAAGAGCCAGATAGTGAAGACAGTTGGACCAGCATCGAGACAAGG TGCGCTGTTGGTATTGAGGGTAAACCAGGAGCTGAACCTGGACTGATGCATCATGCTAA GAAGCACAAACAGTAG
- the LOC130662430 gene encoding CD151 antigen-like, with translation MAEDWIKPVRISLGVANIIFILVGSTLIGLGVWIFLDAEDYFDVFDKGSPYGVSIVSIVTGSLVVMASFFGCCGAFVRSRLLLIIYIGTLLFILMAQIILIVLALQFKDKVDANVREELIPAVMNKYGLQNQNDVTIALDSMQRNLECCGANGPNDWSGATAWKASNTNVLFPKSCCKDAGVNNCNTIIANAFTKGCITELKSWAEEKFLIFSSVSIALLFFQIFGILIGVALLRMTPSSNEDKKT, from the exons ATGGCTGAAGATTGGATAAAACCTGTTCGCATTTCCTTGGGAGTGGCAAATATCATTTTCATT TTAGTCGGATCCACACTCATTGGCCTTGGAGTATGGATCTTCCTAGATGCTGAAGATTATTTTGACGTTTTCGATAAAGGCAGCCCTTATGGTGTTTCCATTGTATCCATAGTTACAGGATCTTTGGTGGTGATGGCTTCATTTTTTGGCTGTTGTGGCGCGTTTGTAAGAAGTCGACTTCTTTTGATCATA tACATTGGGACCTTGTTGTTTATCTTAATGGCGCAAATCATTCTTATCGTTCTGGCGTTACAGTTCAAAGACAAG GTTGATGCAAATGTTAGAGAAGAGTTGATCCCAGCCGTGATGAATAAATATGGGTTACAAAACCAGAATGATGTCACAATAGCCTTAGACAGCATGCAAAGAAAC CTTGAATGTTGTGGAGCAAATGGTCCTAACGATTGGAGTGGAGCCACAGCTTGGAAAGCTTCTAACACAAACGTTCTTTTCCCGAAAAGTTGTTGTAAAGACGCTGGCGTAAATAATTGTAACACAATCATTGCCAACGCTTTCACAAAG GGTTGTATAACGGAACTGAAAAGCTGGGCCGAAGAAAAGTTTTTAATCTTCTCATCGGTCTCCATCgcattgcttttttttcag ATCTTTGGAATTCTGATTGGTGTTGCCTTGCTGCGAATGACACCAAGTAGTAACGAGGATAAAAAGACCTGA
- the LOC130662429 gene encoding uncharacterized protein LOC130662429, translated as MMRGKFALVKGDRGGGLRSIKLPSNASYDDLLNTCKELFWEKRNNPLTFGTSDVTFFLVDIRREVVNNILTTNANQQIPFTIELYCQKTKMARTKFIFKTKCKTIQMIQDLTAPIFVSSDNDESDDFVPARGFRTSTPLIGTSHERAEVRQEMDNAYSAFLASDRKKAQEKADIEKRNLRLQSLNAARKSRVPPEALLTDDHCTISIHHPAEGRKTRLFHARETMTVVYDWAGSLSIEPEHYDILDFTGKVIVPDSSIKSGMFHIRERDDPVNMTS; from the coding sequence ATGATGCGAGGAAAATTTGCTCTAGTGAAAGGAGACAGAGGAGGTGGACTGAGAAGCATCAAGCTTCCGTCGAATGCATCCTATGATGATTTATTGAATACTTGCAAAGAGTTATTTTGGGAGAAAAGGAACAACCCTCTTACATTTGGTACAAGTGACGttactttttttttagttgATATCCGGAGGGAAGTTGTGAATAACATTTTAACCACCAATGCAAACCAACAGATCCCTTTTACAATTGAACTGTATTgtcagaaaacaaaaatggctagaACCAAGTTCATTTTCAAAACAAAGTGCAAGACAATCCAAATGATACAAGACTTGACAGCACCAATATTTGTGAGTTCTGACAATGACGAATCAGATGATTTTGTTCCAGCTCGTGGTTTTAGAACATCAACACCATTGATTGGAACTTCTCATGAACGAGCAGAGGTAAGACAAGAGATGGACAATGCCTACTCTGCATTTTTAGCATCTGATAGGAAGAAAGCACAAGAAAAAGCTGATATAGAAAAAAGAAACTTAAGGTTACAAAGCTTGAATGCAGCACGAAAATCAAGAGTTCCTCCTGAAGCTCTTTTAACTGAtgaccattgtactatttcaaTACATCACCCTGCAGAAGGTCGTAAAACACGTCTTTTTCATGCAAGAGAAACAATGACTGTAGTATATGATTGGGCAGGAAGTTTGAGCATTGAACCTGAACATTATGATATTTTAGATTTTACTGGAAAAGTTATTGTCCCAGATTCATCAATTAAATCAGGAATGTTTCATATTAGAGAACGTGATGATCCAGTTAACATGACATCCTGA
- the LOC130662428 gene encoding L-threonine ammonia-lyase-like isoform X2, whose translation MSAGNYGKAFAYVASIEKLPALVFMPETAPIDRKHMIESLGANVILCPRNQLLNNVEKHTEENGSLFLHSFDDPVLLKGNASAGLELANQMSEQPDIVVVCCGGGGFLAGVSLALKLLGWTSTKIYGVEPEAAPTMYEALQAGKVVHTEVRDTIAAGLAPPFAGKHCFEVIQQHVEDVILVSDDEIRKAISCLFKLGLVVEPSGAAAFAALLHHKVPDTMNKNVVVFLTGGNVSPEDLTKHINEAKK comes from the exons ATGTCAGCTGGCAATTATGGGAAAGCGTTTGCATACGTGGCTAGCATTGAGAAATTACCAGCACTTGTGTTCATGCCAGAGACAGCTCCAATTGATAGAAAGCATATGATTGAG TCATTAGGGGCGAATGTCATTCTTTGTCCAAGAAACCAACTGCTAAACAACGTGGAGAAACACACAGAAGAAAACGGAAGTCTGTTTCTTCATTCTTTCGACGATCCCGTTTTACTTAAAGGCAATGCAAG tgctGGTCTGGAGTTAGCCAATCAGATGTCAGAACAGCCAGATATTGTTGTCGTGTGTTGTGGTGGAGGGGGTTTCCTGGCAGGTGTGAGTCTTGCTCTCAAATTACTTGGATGGACTTCTACTAAGATATACGGTGTGGAACCGGAAGCTG CTCCAACAATGTACGAAGCTTTACAAGCTGGAAAAGTTGTTCACACTGAAGTTCGAGACACAATTGCAGCTGGGCTTGCACCTCCGTTTGCAG GTAAACATTGTTTTGAAGTGATTCAGCAACACGTAGAAGATGTCATTCTGGTGTCAGATGACGAGATAAGAAA agcTATATCTTGTTTGTTCAAGCTTGGTTTGGTTGTGGAGCCTTCGGGTGCAGCTGCTTTTGCCGCCCTTTTACATCACAAGGTTCCGGATACGatgaataaaaatgttgtaGTGTTTTTGACAGGGGGTAATGTTTCTCCGGAAGATCTCACGAAGCACATAAACGAAGCGAAAAAATAG